The Prionailurus viverrinus isolate Anna chromosome B4, UM_Priviv_1.0, whole genome shotgun sequence genome has a window encoding:
- the TWF1 gene encoding twinfilin-1 isoform X1 codes for MSHQTGIQASEDVKDIFARARNGKYRLLKISIENEKLVIGSCSQPSDSWDKDYDTFVLPLLEDKQPCYILFRLDSQNAQGYEWIFIAWSPDHSHVRQKMLYAATRATLKKEFGGGHIKDEVFGTVKEDVSLHGYKKYLLSQSSPAPLTAAEEELRQIKINEVQTDVGVDTKHQTLQGVAFPISREAFQALEKLSNRQLNYVQLEIDIKNEIIILASTTNTELKDLPKRIPKDSARYHFFLYKHSHEGDYLESIVFIYSMPGYTCSIRERMLYSSCKSPLLEIVERQLQMDVIRKIEIDNGDELTADFLYEEVHPKQHAHKQSFAKPKGPAGKRGIRRLIRGPAESEATAD; via the exons ATGTCCCATCAGACCGGCATCCAAG CAAGTGAAGATGTTAAAGATATCTTTGCAAgagcaagaaatggaaaatacagacTTCTAAAAATATCTATTGAAAATG AGAAACTTGTGATTGGCTCATGTAGTCAGCCTTCAGATTCCTGGGATAAGGATTATGATACCTTTGTTTTACCCCTATTGGAGGACAAACAACCGTGCTATATATTATTCAGGTTAGATTCTCAGAATGCCCAGGGATATGAATGGATATTCATTGCTTGGTCTCCAGATCATTCTCAT GTTCGCCAAAAAATGCTATATGCAGCAACAAGAGCAACTCTGAAAAAGGAGTTTGGAGGTGGCCACATTAAAGATGAAGTATTTGGAACAGTAAAG GAAGATGTATCATTACATGGATATAAAAAATACTTGCTTTCACAGTCATCTCCTGCCCCATTGACTGCAGCTGAGGAAGAATTAcgacaaattaaaattaatgag GTACAAACAGACGTGGGTGTGGACACTAAGCATCAAACACTACAAGGAGTAGCATTTCCTATTTCTCGAGAAGCTTTCCAGGCTTTGGAAAAATTAAGTAACAGACAGCTCAACTATGTGCAATTG gaaatagacataaaaaatgaaattataattttggCCAGTACGACAAATACAGAACTGAAAGATTTGCCAAAGAGGATTCCCAAGGATTCAGCGCGTTACCATTTCTTTCTGTATAAACATTCCCATGAAGGAGACTATTTGGAGTCCATAG tttttatttattcaatgccTGGATACACATGCAGTATAAGAGAACGGATGCTGTATTCTAGCTGCAAGAGCCCTCTGTTAGAAATTGTAGAAAGACAATTACAAATGGATGTCATTAGAAAG ATCGAGATAGACAATGGGGATGAGTTGACAGCAGACTTCCTTTATGAAGAAGTACACCCAAAGCAGCATGCACATAAGCAAAGTTTTGCAAAACCCAAAGGTCCTGCAGGAAAAAGAGGAATTCGAAGACTTATTAGGGGTCCAGCTGAAAGTGAAGCCACTGCTGATTAA
- the TWF1 gene encoding twinfilin-1 isoform X2: MSHQTGIQASEDVKDIFARARNGKYRLLKISIENEKLVIGSCSQPSDSWDKDYDTFVLPLLEDKQPCYILFRLDSQNAQGYEWIFIAWSPDHSHVRQKMLYAATRATLKKEFGGGHIKDEVFGTVKEDVSLHGYKKYLLSQSSPAPLTAAEEELRQIKINEEIDIKNEIIILASTTNTELKDLPKRIPKDSARYHFFLYKHSHEGDYLESIVFIYSMPGYTCSIRERMLYSSCKSPLLEIVERQLQMDVIRKIEIDNGDELTADFLYEEVHPKQHAHKQSFAKPKGPAGKRGIRRLIRGPAESEATAD, encoded by the exons ATGTCCCATCAGACCGGCATCCAAG CAAGTGAAGATGTTAAAGATATCTTTGCAAgagcaagaaatggaaaatacagacTTCTAAAAATATCTATTGAAAATG AGAAACTTGTGATTGGCTCATGTAGTCAGCCTTCAGATTCCTGGGATAAGGATTATGATACCTTTGTTTTACCCCTATTGGAGGACAAACAACCGTGCTATATATTATTCAGGTTAGATTCTCAGAATGCCCAGGGATATGAATGGATATTCATTGCTTGGTCTCCAGATCATTCTCAT GTTCGCCAAAAAATGCTATATGCAGCAACAAGAGCAACTCTGAAAAAGGAGTTTGGAGGTGGCCACATTAAAGATGAAGTATTTGGAACAGTAAAG GAAGATGTATCATTACATGGATATAAAAAATACTTGCTTTCACAGTCATCTCCTGCCCCATTGACTGCAGCTGAGGAAGAATTAcgacaaattaaaattaatgag gaaatagacataaaaaatgaaattataattttggCCAGTACGACAAATACAGAACTGAAAGATTTGCCAAAGAGGATTCCCAAGGATTCAGCGCGTTACCATTTCTTTCTGTATAAACATTCCCATGAAGGAGACTATTTGGAGTCCATAG tttttatttattcaatgccTGGATACACATGCAGTATAAGAGAACGGATGCTGTATTCTAGCTGCAAGAGCCCTCTGTTAGAAATTGTAGAAAGACAATTACAAATGGATGTCATTAGAAAG ATCGAGATAGACAATGGGGATGAGTTGACAGCAGACTTCCTTTATGAAGAAGTACACCCAAAGCAGCATGCACATAAGCAAAGTTTTGCAAAACCCAAAGGTCCTGCAGGAAAAAGAGGAATTCGAAGACTTATTAGGGGTCCAGCTGAAAGTGAAGCCACTGCTGATTAA